The genomic DNA ATATCGATTCAGGATCTGGATTAGGATTTGCATCTCCACTGGTAAACGGCCAACCGCAAAGACCAAAAAAAGCCTTGAATATTCAAAAACAGGATAAAGTAATAGGATATGACGGATGTCGACAATATGGAATACTGTACTTAATAAGATAGTCTAATATCTAATATGGTTCCCTCAATTCTGTCTATAAAATCGACGTCGTCGTGGGGATGACTAATCCGCCCctcattgacttcatcgatgGAGTATTTCTCTTGATTTTCATACTGCATTGGCTGTTGCGTATCAGTTGTCAGAATAACTGTAGAATATCTCAAAATGTCTCTCGTCGCAGTAGGAGCTTGCTACGTCGACACCATCCTGACGTGAGTCGATCACGTTCATCTCCACGGCAAAACAACTAACATCCCCAGAACACCCTACTACCCCAGCGAAGATGAAAAGCTACGAGCGTCAAGCATCTCCAGACGACGCGGGGGGAACTGTCCCAACACTCTTGAAGTTCTACAACAGCTCACAACAAGAACTACAGATGCTTCACTGAACCTCGTGGCCATCCTCCCGGCAAAGTCCTCCGTGGCATCGCAGCAGATCCAGAGTGCATTTGAGCCGGGTGTGAGGCTGGATCGGTGTATCTACAGGGAGAAATTCAGTGAGCCCGCGTCGAGTTATATTATCAAGAGTTCTGGGACGGGGAGTAGGACAATCGTTAATTATAATGAGTTGCCGGAGATCAGTGTTGATGAGTTGAAGGGGTCTATTGATGCGGTTGGAGCG from Aspergillus chevalieri M1 DNA, chromosome 1, nearly complete sequence includes the following:
- a CDS encoding uncharacterized protein (COG:G;~EggNog:ENOG410PKFM;~InterPro:IPR029056) gives rise to the protein MSLVAVGACYVDTILTTPYYPSEDEKLRASSISRRRGGNCPNTLEVLQQLTTRTTDASLNLVAILPAKSSVASQQIQSAFEPGVRLDRCIYREKFSEPASSYIIKSSGTGSRTIVNYNELPEISVDELKGSIDAVGAKTTWFHFEGRIPDVVLAGIKHIRQRFPSVRVSVEVEKPQRPGLQELAVEADVVFYSKSWALGNGYKSAEECLREQAKLTHKAYARDQPTLYNKLILQVSSLLHMGPRRCRRS